One segment of Pseudodesulfovibrio sp. 5S69 DNA contains the following:
- a CDS encoding DEAD/DEAH box helicase: MENDTMHPDNGTETTETGPAPITFDALPENLRQACERAGWDKLMPVQERAIPFLLENQDVMVQARTGSGKTGAFVLPLVHKLDSSRHTCQALVMVPTRELAKQVAQDARMLAGDDFKVVAVYGGVGYKEQLDAFREGANLVVGTPGRILDHLMRRNLTLDDLKVVIFDEADRMLSVGFYPDMVEVKRYLPRNIDGAFMFSATFPPSVLRLAEEFMVKPQFLSLSSDEENVSAISHQFVEVPAMGKERKLIKLIELENPSSAIIFSNTKRNVEFTAALLSQFGFDAEGLTSDLTQGKREQLMTRIKAGQLRFLVATDVAARGIDIPELSHVFMMEPPEDPESYVHRAGRTGRAGATGTAITMVDVIQKMELERIAARFKIHFEEIKDPTDEDVTAIIEERLTAILEKKYRKLTNLQRERVSRFLPLAKKYAEDEESLALLAMLLDELYQPTLHGKPAVPETSPEPQRERPPRERGGRNRRSAEPPRERRPERPARPEKPVQSEKPAQSDEPREPREPQEPREPQEPREPQEPREPREPQAAKEQPRPPRARGRRTAKPQNDRPAPEPRTAPAPDEPRDSAPTGGEDDPKPKAKRRRRRRRRKPSGS; this comes from the coding sequence ATGGAAAACGACACAATGCATCCCGACAACGGGACCGAAACAACGGAAACCGGCCCCGCGCCGATCACCTTCGACGCCCTGCCCGAGAACCTGCGGCAGGCCTGCGAACGCGCCGGATGGGACAAGCTCATGCCCGTCCAGGAACGCGCCATACCCTTCCTCCTCGAGAACCAGGACGTCATGGTCCAGGCCCGCACCGGGTCCGGCAAGACCGGCGCCTTCGTGCTCCCGCTGGTGCACAAGCTCGACTCCTCCCGGCACACCTGCCAGGCCCTGGTCATGGTGCCCACCCGCGAGCTCGCCAAGCAGGTCGCCCAAGACGCGCGCATGCTGGCCGGCGACGACTTCAAGGTGGTGGCCGTGTACGGCGGCGTGGGCTACAAGGAACAGCTCGACGCCTTCCGCGAGGGCGCGAACCTGGTGGTCGGCACCCCCGGCCGCATCCTGGACCACCTCATGCGCCGCAACCTGACGCTGGACGACCTCAAGGTCGTCATCTTCGACGAGGCGGACCGCATGCTCTCCGTGGGCTTTTACCCGGACATGGTTGAGGTCAAGCGGTATCTGCCGCGCAACATCGACGGCGCCTTCATGTTTTCGGCCACCTTCCCGCCCAGCGTGCTGCGCCTGGCCGAGGAGTTCATGGTCAAGCCGCAGTTCCTGAGCCTCTCCTCGGACGAGGAGAACGTCTCGGCCATCTCCCATCAGTTCGTGGAGGTCCCGGCCATGGGCAAGGAGCGCAAGCTCATCAAGCTCATCGAGCTGGAGAACCCCTCCTCGGCGATCATCTTCTCCAACACCAAGCGGAACGTGGAATTCACCGCCGCCCTGCTCTCCCAGTTCGGGTTCGACGCCGAAGGACTGACCTCGGACCTGACTCAGGGCAAACGCGAACAGCTCATGACCCGCATCAAGGCGGGCCAGTTGCGGTTCCTGGTGGCCACGGACGTGGCCGCGCGAGGCATCGACATCCCGGAGCTGTCCCACGTGTTCATGATGGAGCCGCCCGAGGACCCGGAGTCCTACGTGCACCGCGCGGGCCGCACCGGCCGGGCCGGGGCCACGGGCACGGCCATCACCATGGTGGACGTCATCCAGAAGATGGAGCTTGAACGCATCGCCGCCCGGTTCAAGATCCACTTCGAGGAGATCAAGGATCCCACCGACGAGGACGTGACCGCCATCATCGAGGAGCGGCTGACCGCCATTCTGGAAAAGAAATACCGCAAGCTGACCAACCTGCAGCGCGAGCGGGTCTCCCGCTTCCTGCCCCTGGCCAAAAAATACGCCGAGGACGAGGAATCCCTGGCCCTGCTGGCCATGCTCCTGGACGAGCTGTACCAGCCCACCCTGCACGGCAAGCCCGCCGTGCCCGAGACTTCCCCCGAGCCCCAGCGCGAACGGCCGCCTCGCGAACGCGGCGGCAGGAACCGCCGGTCCGCCGAGCCGCCCAGGGAACGGCGCCCCGAACGGCCCGCCCGGCCCGAAAAGCCTGTTCAGTCGGAAAAGCCGGCCCAAAGCGACGAGCCCCGCGAACCGCGCGAGCCCCAAGAACCGCGCGAGCCCCAAGAACCGCGCGAGCCCCAAGAACCGCGTGAGCCGCGTGAGCCGCAGGCGGCCAAGGAACAGCCCCGCCCGCCCAGGGCCCGGGGGAGACGGACGGCCAAGCCGCAAAACGACCGGCCCGCGCCCGAACCCCGCACTGCCCCCGCCCCCGACGAACCGCGCGACAGCGCCCCAACCGGCGGCGAGGACGATCCCAAGCCCAAAGCCAAGCGGCGTCGGCGCAGAAGGCGGCGCAAGCCCTCCGGCAGCTAG
- a CDS encoding citrate synthase produces the protein MISRGNEMLKEDKCAGGKTAKLIIDDKTFELPVIIGSENEHAIDITCLRNDTGYITYDPGYANTGSCKSDVTFVDGENGILRYRGYPIEDLAEHGTFIETAYLLIFGDLPTRGQRQKFRDLLSEQELLHEGLRHHFEGFPSTGHPMAILSAVINALGCYHPDLLEIDSKADFLRAAAKIISKVRTIAAWSYRKAQGLPFMYPDPKLSYCRNFLHMMHSIPHRQFEPTDAQVRALTLFFLLHADHEQNCSCSTVRMVQSTEANLFASVSAGICALWGRLHGGANAGVIEMLEHIHEGGTSISEYLEKVKRKECKLMGFGHRIYKSFDPRAKILRKAAHDMLESTGNDDPLLDIALEMADAAMSDDYFIERRLYPNVDFYSGIILRALNIPVNMFTVMFAIGRMPGWIAHWYEAYADGSTKIHRPRQIYTGRKPRVYIPLDSRI, from the coding sequence ATGATTTCCAGAGGTAACGAGATGCTCAAAGAAGACAAATGCGCCGGCGGCAAGACCGCCAAACTCATCATCGACGATAAGACTTTCGAGCTGCCCGTGATCATCGGCAGCGAGAACGAACATGCCATCGACATCACCTGCCTGCGAAACGACACCGGGTACATCACCTACGACCCCGGCTACGCCAACACCGGCTCCTGCAAGAGCGACGTGACCTTCGTGGACGGCGAAAACGGCATCCTGCGCTACCGCGGCTACCCCATCGAGGACCTGGCCGAACACGGCACCTTCATCGAGACCGCCTACCTGCTCATCTTCGGCGACCTGCCCACGCGCGGCCAGCGCCAGAAATTCCGCGATCTCCTGAGCGAACAGGAACTGCTGCACGAGGGGCTCCGGCACCACTTCGAAGGATTCCCGTCCACCGGGCACCCCATGGCCATCCTGTCCGCCGTGATCAACGCGCTCGGCTGCTACCACCCGGACCTCCTGGAGATCGACTCCAAGGCGGACTTCCTGCGGGCCGCGGCCAAGATCATCTCCAAGGTGCGCACCATCGCGGCCTGGTCCTACCGCAAGGCCCAGGGACTGCCGTTCATGTACCCGGACCCGAAGCTGTCCTACTGCCGGAACTTCCTGCACATGATGCACTCCATCCCGCACCGCCAGTTCGAGCCCACGGACGCCCAGGTGCGCGCCCTGACCCTGTTCTTCCTGCTCCATGCGGACCACGAGCAGAACTGCTCCTGCTCCACCGTGCGCATGGTCCAATCCACCGAGGCCAACCTGTTCGCCTCGGTCTCGGCCGGTATCTGCGCCCTGTGGGGCCGCCTGCATGGCGGAGCCAACGCGGGCGTCATCGAGATGCTCGAACACATCCACGAGGGCGGCACGTCCATCTCCGAGTACCTCGAAAAGGTCAAGCGGAAGGAGTGCAAGCTCATGGGCTTCGGCCACCGCATCTACAAGTCCTTCGACCCGAGGGCCAAAATTCTGCGCAAGGCCGCACACGACATGCTCGAATCCACGGGCAACGACGACCCGCTGCTGGACATCGCCCTGGAGATGGCCGACGCGGCCATGAGCGACGACTACTTCATCGAGCGCAGGCTCTACCCCAACGTGGACTTTTACTCCGGCATCATCCTGCGCGCCCTGAACATCCCGGTGAACATGTTCACGGTGATGTTCGCCATCGGCCGCATGCCCGGCTGGATCGCCCATTGGTACGAGGCCTACGCCGACGGCTCCACCAAGATCCACCGCCCGCGCCAGATATACACCGGCCGCAAGCCCAGAGTGTACATTCCCCTGGATTCCAGAATCTGA
- a CDS encoding NAD kinase codes for MTAPYETIKKIACVASDSPKARDGLKQLAERYDLVPVKEADALVALGGDGFMLQTVHDYLDAGIPIYGMNRGTIGFLLNRFKADGLMERLNRAHRVVLNPLVMTAETIGGRTSSALAFNEVALHRYSQQSANIRVRINGRERLERLVCDGVMVATPAGSTAYNLSAHGPIIPIGSNVLALTPVSPFRPRRWNGALLPHSAEVEFEILDPEHRPVGAAADSFEVRGVVKVRVVEDHSRPALVLFDPDHSLEERIFNEQFVH; via the coding sequence ATGACCGCCCCCTACGAAACAATCAAGAAAATCGCCTGCGTGGCCTCGGACTCGCCCAAGGCGCGCGACGGTCTCAAGCAACTGGCCGAACGCTACGACCTGGTTCCGGTGAAGGAGGCGGACGCCCTGGTGGCGCTGGGCGGCGACGGGTTCATGCTCCAGACCGTGCACGACTACCTGGACGCGGGCATCCCCATCTACGGCATGAACCGGGGGACCATCGGCTTCCTGCTCAACCGCTTCAAGGCCGACGGGCTCATGGAGCGGCTCAACCGGGCCCACCGCGTGGTCCTCAACCCCCTGGTCATGACCGCGGAAACCATCGGCGGGCGGACCAGTTCGGCCCTGGCCTTCAACGAGGTCGCCCTGCACCGATACTCCCAGCAGTCGGCCAACATCCGGGTGCGCATCAACGGGCGCGAACGGCTGGAACGGCTCGTCTGCGACGGCGTCATGGTGGCCACCCCGGCCGGGAGCACGGCCTACAACCTGTCGGCCCACGGGCCGATCATCCCCATCGGGTCCAACGTCCTGGCCCTGACCCCGGTCAGCCCGTTCCGGCCCCGGCGCTGGAACGGCGCGCTCCTGCCCCACTCCGCCGAGGTGGAGTTCGAGATCCTCGACCCCGAGCACCGGCCCGTGGGCGCGGCCGCCGATTCCTTCGAGGTCCGCGGCGTGGTCAAGGTACGCGTGGTCGAAGACCACTCCCGGCCCGCCCTGGTCCTGTTCGACCCCGACCACTCCCTGGAGGAGCGCATCTTCAACGAACAGTTCGTGCACTGA
- a CDS encoding HD-GYP domain-containing protein, translated as MADREKQTVLVVDDIPTNLDLLVETLKDEYRVLAALSGQEALDIVHSKTPPDIVLLDVMMPHMDGYTVCERIKADLRSRNIPVIFVTARDQEQDQTRGFEVGGVDYITKPVSPAVVLARVRTHLALHNQNMALERKVAERSRDLYETRLQIIRRLSVAAEYKDNETGLHIVRMSGYCRALALAAGLDEEAVDLIHSAAPMHDVGKIGIPDHILSKPAKLAPDEWEIMKTHTTIGAKIIGEHDNRLMVMARRIAMTHHERWDGTGYPVGLSGEDIPLEGRIVALADVFDALTSRRPYKEAWTEEEACAHIREQRGRHFDPHLTELFLGNMETLREIRASVGEDALAR; from the coding sequence ATGGCGGACAGGGAAAAGCAGACCGTGCTGGTTGTGGACGACATCCCCACGAACCTTGACCTGCTCGTGGAGACGTTGAAGGACGAATACCGTGTCCTGGCGGCGCTCAGCGGCCAAGAGGCGCTGGACATCGTCCATTCGAAGACGCCGCCGGACATTGTCCTCCTGGATGTCATGATGCCCCACATGGACGGATACACCGTCTGCGAGAGGATCAAGGCGGACCTTCGCTCCCGGAACATCCCGGTCATCTTCGTCACGGCCCGCGACCAGGAGCAGGATCAGACCAGGGGATTCGAGGTCGGCGGCGTGGACTACATCACCAAGCCCGTCAGTCCGGCCGTGGTCCTGGCCCGGGTGCGCACCCATCTGGCCCTGCACAACCAGAACATGGCCTTGGAACGCAAGGTGGCCGAGCGCTCCCGCGATCTGTACGAGACCCGGTTGCAGATCATCCGCCGACTCAGCGTGGCCGCCGAGTACAAGGACAACGAGACCGGCCTGCACATCGTCCGCATGAGCGGCTATTGCCGGGCCCTGGCTCTGGCCGCCGGTCTGGACGAGGAGGCCGTGGACCTCATTCACAGCGCCGCTCCCATGCACGACGTGGGCAAGATCGGCATCCCGGACCACATCCTGAGCAAGCCGGCCAAGCTCGCCCCCGACGAGTGGGAGATCATGAAAACCCACACCACCATCGGTGCGAAGATCATCGGCGAGCACGACAACCGACTCATGGTCATGGCTCGGCGCATCGCCATGACCCACCACGAGCGGTGGGACGGCACGGGCTATCCCGTGGGACTGTCCGGGGAGGATATCCCCCTGGAAGGGCGGATAGTGGCCCTGGCCGACGTGTTCGACGCCCTGACCTCCAGGCGGCCCTACAAGGAGGCCTGGACCGAGGAAGAGGCGTGCGCGCACATCCGCGAGCAGCGGGGCAGGCACTTCGACCCCCATCTCACGGAACTCTTTCTGGGGAACATGGAGACCCTGCGCGAGATCAGGGCGAGCGTCGGCGAGGACGCCCTCGCCAGGTAG